One stretch of Chryseobacterium indologenes DNA includes these proteins:
- a CDS encoding argininosuccinate synthase, whose translation MNKKVILAFSGGLDTSYCAKYLSETLGYDVYAVTVNTGGFSKEEEKELERKALNLGVKGYRCVDAQEDYYNSCVKYLIFGNVLKNNTYPLSVSAERTIQAQEIAKYAIEVGAEAIAHGSTGAGNDQVRFDLIFQVMCPNIEIITPIRDMALSREEEIEFLKSHGYEMEFHKAQYSVNKGLWGTSVGGKETLTSRNYLPEEAFPSQVQEIQPSELEIEFKNGEVTSVNGESFEHSVYAIQKIEELASAYGIGRDIHVGDTIVGIKGRVGFEAAAASVIIKAHHLLEKHTLSKYQQMMKSQLSDWYGNWLHEALFLDPVMRNIESFLTDSQKTVSGKVFVTLYPYRFILNGIESDHDLMSDKFGSYGEANRAWTGEDVKGYTKIVSNSLNIYHQINQNIN comes from the coding sequence ATGAACAAGAAAGTCATCTTAGCGTTTAGTGGAGGTTTAGATACTTCCTACTGTGCAAAGTATCTTAGTGAAACACTGGGATATGATGTATATGCGGTTACTGTAAATACCGGAGGTTTTTCCAAAGAAGAAGAAAAAGAACTGGAAAGAAAAGCTTTAAACCTAGGGGTAAAAGGGTACAGGTGCGTAGATGCTCAGGAAGATTATTACAATTCTTGTGTGAAATATTTGATTTTCGGAAATGTACTGAAAAATAACACATATCCTCTTTCTGTAAGTGCTGAACGCACGATCCAGGCCCAGGAAATTGCAAAATACGCCATTGAGGTAGGAGCAGAAGCTATTGCTCATGGAAGTACGGGGGCAGGAAACGATCAGGTTCGTTTTGATCTGATTTTCCAGGTGATGTGTCCGAATATTGAGATTATTACGCCGATTCGTGATATGGCTTTATCCCGTGAAGAAGAAATTGAGTTTTTGAAAAGTCATGGTTATGAAATGGAATTTCATAAAGCACAATATTCAGTGAATAAGGGGCTTTGGGGAACTTCTGTAGGTGGGAAAGAGACTTTAACGTCAAGAAACTATCTTCCGGAAGAAGCATTTCCATCTCAGGTCCAGGAAATTCAACCTTCAGAGCTGGAGATTGAGTTTAAAAATGGTGAGGTAACATCAGTGAATGGAGAAAGTTTTGAACATTCTGTATATGCGATTCAAAAAATAGAAGAACTGGCTTCTGCTTACGGTATTGGTCGTGACATCCATGTGGGAGATACTATTGTAGGAATTAAAGGAAGAGTTGGGTTTGAAGCAGCAGCTGCTTCAGTGATTATTAAAGCACACCATTTATTAGAAAAACATACGCTTTCGAAATATCAGCAAATGATGAAATCCCAGTTATCTGATTGGTATGGAAACTGGCTTCACGAAGCGCTTTTCTTGGATCCGGTGATGAGAAATATTGAATCTTTCTTAACGGACTCTCAGAAAACAGTAAGTGGGAAAGTATTTGTAACACTTTATCCGTACAGATTTATTTTAAATGGAATTGAATCTGATCATGATTTAATGTCTGATAAATTCGGAAGTTATGGAGAAGCTAACAGAGCGTGGACAGGAGAAGATGTAAAAGGGTATACGAAAATTGTAAGCAATTCCTTAAATATATATCACCAGATCAATCAAAATATCAACTAG
- the argB gene encoding acetylglutamate kinase produces the protein MKQKIYIIKIGGALIDDERLLDQFLDQFSEIKEKKILVHGGGKLATTLADKLGIEQKMINGRRITDKDTLDIVTMVYAGGINKNIVEKLQQKKCNAIGFSGADGNLIKAKKREHPEIDFGFVGDITKKSVNKKLISKLIKLDLIPVFSAITHDRKGNLFNTNADTIASVIAQALSEKYEVELLYCFDKNGVLENVDDPKSLIKNISEDDFTTLKEEGKLHKGILPKLENALGAVKNNVNKVFLIKETELKNHIENHHAGTEICL, from the coding sequence ATGAAACAGAAAATATACATCATAAAAATAGGCGGAGCGCTCATTGATGATGAACGATTACTGGATCAGTTTTTAGATCAGTTTTCCGAAATTAAAGAAAAGAAGATCCTTGTGCATGGCGGAGGGAAGTTAGCCACAACACTGGCTGATAAACTTGGCATAGAGCAGAAGATGATCAACGGAAGGAGGATTACGGATAAAGATACATTGGATATTGTAACGATGGTATATGCTGGGGGCATCAATAAAAATATTGTTGAAAAATTACAACAAAAAAAATGTAATGCCATAGGTTTTTCCGGGGCAGATGGAAATCTGATTAAAGCCAAGAAGAGGGAACATCCTGAAATAGATTTCGGATTTGTGGGAGATATTACTAAGAAGAGTGTGAATAAGAAACTCATTTCAAAATTGATTAAACTTGATCTTATTCCTGTATTTTCTGCCATCACACATGATAGAAAAGGAAATCTTTTTAATACCAACGCAGATACTATAGCATCTGTAATTGCACAGGCTCTGTCAGAGAAATATGAAGTAGAACTGTTGTATTGTTTTGATAAAAACGGAGTGTTGGAAAATGTAGACGATCCAAAATCTCTTATCAAAAATATTTCTGAAGACGATTTTACAACATTGAAAGAAGAAGGAAAACTTCACAAAGGGATTTTACCTAAACTAGAGAACGCTCTTGGAGCTGTAAAAAATAATGTAAATAAAGTGTTTCTGATTAAAGAAACAGAACTGAAAAACCATATAGAGAATCATCATGCAGGAACTGAAATCTGTTTATAA
- a CDS encoding GNAT family N-acetyltransferase, translated as MEIEISSCEHLVYVSEIQQEMYDSAQRRGTGIAKRSIEYLSKKISEGNAVVATENGEWVGFCYIETWSHGKFVANSGLIVSPKFRHGGVATQIKHKVFQLSREKYPEAKVFGLTTGLAVMKINSDLGYKPVIYSELTQDEEFWNGCKNCVNYEILMKKERKNCLCTAMLFVPENVKKNEAVNNQPENNKVNSVVNKQPEIKYCNEQESHLSV; from the coding sequence ATGGAAATAGAAATTTCCTCATGCGAACATCTAGTGTATGTGAGTGAAATACAGCAGGAAATGTATGATTCTGCACAGCGTAGAGGAACGGGAATCGCAAAACGTTCCATAGAATATTTGAGTAAGAAGATTTCAGAGGGCAATGCTGTGGTAGCTACTGAAAACGGTGAGTGGGTAGGTTTCTGTTATATAGAGACCTGGTCACATGGAAAGTTTGTGGCTAATTCGGGATTGATTGTATCCCCCAAATTCAGGCACGGTGGAGTGGCTACTCAGATTAAACATAAAGTTTTCCAGTTATCTAGAGAAAAGTATCCTGAAGCAAAAGTATTCGGGTTAACAACAGGTCTTGCGGTAATGAAAATCAATAGTGATTTAGGTTACAAGCCAGTGATTTATTCTGAACTGACACAGGATGAGGAGTTCTGGAACGGTTGTAAGAACTGTGTGAACTATGAGATTTTAATGAAAAAGGAACGTAAAAACTGCTTATGCACAGCAATGTTGTTTGTTCCGGAAAACGTGAAAAAGAATGAGGCTGTAAACAATCAGCCTGAAAATAATAAAGTAAACAGTGTTGTGAATAAGCAACCAGAAATTAAATATTGCAATGAACAAGAAAGTCATCTTAGCGTTTAG
- a CDS encoding Lrp/AsnC family transcriptional regulator yields MDLKDKMILSIIQEDSTLSVKEISEKIGLTFTPTYERIKQLEKQGVIEKYVGLLNREKLGLNIIVYCNVRLKEQSKKVLETFEKNISKYDEVQEITSLSGEYDYMLKIIAKDINSYNEFAVSVISNLPNIGQYHSSIVLHEVKKSTKFKIDLE; encoded by the coding sequence ATGGATTTAAAAGACAAAATGATTCTCAGCATTATACAGGAAGACTCTACGCTATCTGTTAAAGAAATCTCAGAAAAGATAGGTCTTACCTTCACTCCTACGTATGAACGCATCAAACAATTGGAGAAACAGGGAGTCATTGAAAAATACGTAGGTCTTTTAAATCGCGAAAAACTGGGTCTGAATATTATCGTATATTGTAATGTCCGACTTAAGGAACAATCCAAAAAAGTATTGGAGACCTTTGAGAAAAACATTTCCAAATATGATGAAGTTCAGGAAATCACCAGTCTCTCCGGAGAATATGATTATATGCTGAAAATTATCGCAAAAGATATCAACTCTTATAATGAGTTTGCTGTGAGTGTTATTTCAAACCTTCCGAACATCGGACAGTATCATAGTTCCATCGTACTTCATGAGGTAAAAAAATCTACAAAGTTCAAGATTGATCTTGAATAG
- the argH gene encoding argininosuccinate lyase, with the protein MKKIWQKDDLATNILVNNFTVGKDLDFDERLAKYDVKGSMAHCKMLAETGIISSEESEQMLAVLNEILQEIESGNFEIDKEAEDIHSQVEAILITKLGDTGKKIHTARSRNDQVLLDIKLYLLDEIREITVLTDEFFQILIQLADQHKNVLLPGYTHLQIAMPSSFGLWFGAYAEALLDDVEMLFSTKNIINKNPLGSAAGYGSSFPINRESTTYNLGFLSMNYNSVYAQMTRGKSEKLLSMAMATLAGTLGKFAYDVCLYLNQNFDFISFPKEFTTGSSIMPHKKNPDIFELVRARCNRIQALPNELILLTNNLPSGYHRDVQLTKEILFPAIDSLKECLEILSYTLPNIQVKDGILEDEKYKYLFSVEKINEEVKNGSSFRDAYVKVGQEIENNEFEFEPGALDHTHQGSIGNLCLDKIEYQFNKLKNKLLG; encoded by the coding sequence ATGAAAAAGATATGGCAAAAGGATGACCTGGCCACCAATATACTAGTCAATAACTTTACCGTAGGAAAAGACCTTGACTTCGATGAACGTTTAGCGAAATATGATGTTAAAGGTTCTATGGCACATTGTAAAATGCTGGCAGAAACCGGAATTATTTCTTCCGAAGAATCAGAACAGATGTTGGCGGTATTAAACGAAATTTTACAGGAAATTGAAAGCGGAAATTTTGAAATTGATAAAGAAGCTGAGGATATCCATTCTCAGGTAGAAGCGATCCTGATTACAAAATTAGGTGATACCGGAAAGAAAATCCATACAGCACGATCAAGAAATGATCAGGTTTTACTGGATATCAAACTGTATTTACTGGATGAGATCCGTGAGATTACAGTGCTTACCGATGAGTTTTTCCAGATTTTGATTCAATTGGCAGATCAGCATAAAAATGTACTGCTTCCAGGATATACCCATTTGCAGATCGCCATGCCTTCCTCTTTTGGATTGTGGTTTGGGGCTTACGCAGAGGCACTTTTGGATGATGTAGAAATGTTGTTCTCCACAAAAAATATTATTAATAAAAATCCATTGGGATCAGCAGCAGGGTATGGTTCATCTTTCCCTATTAATCGTGAAAGCACAACTTATAATCTTGGATTTCTGTCTATGAATTATAATTCAGTCTATGCTCAGATGACTCGTGGGAAGTCTGAAAAATTATTATCAATGGCCATGGCAACGCTGGCGGGAACGCTTGGGAAATTTGCCTATGACGTTTGCTTGTATCTGAATCAGAATTTTGATTTCATCAGCTTTCCGAAAGAATTTACGACCGGAAGCAGTATTATGCCACACAAAAAGAATCCGGATATTTTTGAACTGGTTCGTGCAAGATGCAATAGAATTCAGGCATTGCCCAATGAATTGATCCTATTGACGAATAACCTTCCTTCAGGATACCACAGAGATGTACAATTGACTAAGGAAATACTCTTCCCGGCTATTGATTCATTAAAAGAATGTTTGGAAATCTTAAGTTATACCTTGCCGAATATCCAGGTGAAAGACGGAATCCTTGAGGATGAAAAATATAAATACCTGTTCAGTGTAGAAAAGATCAATGAAGAAGTGAAAAATGGAAGTTCTTTCCGTGATGCTTATGTAAAAGTAGGACAGGAGATTGAAAATAATGAATTTGAATTTGAACCAGGAGCTCTGGATCATACCCATCAGGGAAGTATAGGAAATCTTTGCCTGGATAAAATAGAATACCAGTTCAATAAACTGAAAAATAAATTATTGGGTTAA
- a CDS encoding IS1/IS1595 family N-terminal zinc-binding domain-containing protein → MENTCPKCKSNKVVKSGIINEKQRFHCKSCGYYFTVKKLGKQIDDYYVTKALQLYLEGLSYREIERIIGVSHVTISSWIKKYNITRPPHSEFHPVYKILKQNELIEYIAQEDNIKNAGIIITQFADKYMLIKWERFKK, encoded by the coding sequence ATGGAAAACACATGTCCAAAGTGCAAGAGTAACAAAGTAGTTAAAAGCGGTATTATTAACGAAAAACAAAGGTTTCACTGTAAGAGTTGCGGCTACTATTTTACCGTTAAAAAACTGGGAAAACAGATTGATGACTATTATGTTACCAAAGCACTACAACTCTATCTTGAAGGCTTAAGTTACCGTGAGATCGAAAGAATTATAGGAGTTTCTCATGTCACTATAAGTTCATGGATTAAAAAATACAACATTACAAGACCTCCTCATTCTGAATTCCATCCCGTATATAAAATTCTGAAACAAAATGAATTAATTGAATATATCGCTCAGGAAGACAACATTAAAAATGCCGGAATTATCATTACCCAATTTGCCGATAAGTACATGCTGATTAAATGGGAAAGATTTAAGAAGTAG
- a CDS encoding acetylornithine carbamoyltransferase, whose protein sequence is MKKFTAVSDVENLQEIIKKALEIKANPHSETEKGKGKTIGLVFLNSSLRTRLSSQIAAQNLGLNVLTLNAAQEAWNLEFADGAVMNGGTVEHIKDAIEVLNQYCDIIAVRCFAGMKSKEDDVNESILSQFEQHAKVPVVSLESATRHPLQSLADCITITENWKKEHKPKVVLTWAPHIKPIAHAVGNSFAEWMQEMDVELVIANPEGYDLDPAFTKDTKVIHNQEEALKDADFIYVKNWSSFDDYAAMPEVKEDWMLTNEKLANTSQAKVMHCLPVRRNVELSDEVMDGENSIIYQQAKNRIFSAQAVFSEILDNIK, encoded by the coding sequence ATGAAAAAATTCACCGCTGTAAGTGATGTAGAGAACTTGCAGGAAATCATAAAAAAAGCTTTAGAAATAAAGGCAAATCCGCATTCAGAAACAGAAAAAGGAAAAGGAAAAACAATAGGTCTTGTCTTTTTAAATTCAAGTTTGAGAACCCGTTTAAGCAGTCAGATTGCAGCACAGAACCTTGGGTTAAATGTATTAACCTTAAACGCAGCGCAAGAAGCATGGAATCTTGAATTTGCAGACGGTGCTGTGATGAACGGAGGCACGGTAGAGCATATCAAAGATGCAATTGAGGTTCTGAACCAATACTGTGATATTATTGCTGTACGTTGCTTTGCGGGAATGAAAAGTAAAGAAGATGATGTGAATGAAAGTATTCTGAGCCAGTTTGAGCAACATGCAAAAGTTCCTGTTGTTTCTTTGGAATCAGCAACCCGTCACCCATTACAAAGTTTAGCTGATTGTATTACCATTACAGAGAACTGGAAAAAAGAACATAAGCCAAAAGTGGTTTTAACGTGGGCTCCACATATCAAACCGATAGCTCATGCAGTAGGAAATTCTTTTGCAGAATGGATGCAGGAAATGGATGTTGAATTGGTAATTGCCAACCCTGAAGGATACGATTTGGATCCGGCTTTTACAAAAGATACAAAAGTGATTCACAATCAGGAGGAAGCGTTAAAAGATGCGGATTTTATTTATGTGAAAAATTGGTCTTCTTTTGATGATTATGCTGCAATGCCTGAAGTAAAAGAAGATTGGATGCTTACCAATGAAAAACTTGCGAATACCAGTCAGGCAAAAGTAATGCACTGTCTTCCGGTTCGTCGTAATGTAGAATTAAGCGATGAAGTAATGGATGGAGAAAATTCAATCATCTACCAACAGGCGAAGAACCGTATTTTCTCAGCGCAAGCCGTTTTCAGCGAAATTCTAGACAATATAAAATAA
- a CDS encoding M20 family metallo-hydrolase, whose translation MQELKSVYNKEELLNNAVELLKKLIEIPSFSKDEFNTSVEIENFFKKHQIPTKRFKNNIWAVNKNFDVFKPSVLLNTHHDTVKPNKAYTLDPFVPVEKDGKLFGLGSNDAGASLVSMAQVFLHFYDKEDLEYNLVIALTAEEEISGFDGIEALFPQLPNIELAIVGEPTQMNLAIAEKGLLVIDGEMKGTPSHAAHPNDDNSIVKCMQDLQGILNFKFPKISDYLGEVKVTLSGIHAGVQHNVVPESCHFTLDVRVTDEYSNKEAFEIIQYQMKSILTARSFRLNSSKIELDHPFVKAGLEIGRTTYGSPTSSDQAIIPCTSVKLGPGDSRRSHTADEFIYISEIEEGIEIYIQILEKVL comes from the coding sequence ATGCAGGAACTGAAATCTGTTTATAATAAAGAAGAATTGTTGAATAATGCGGTTGAACTGCTTAAAAAACTGATTGAAATTCCTTCGTTCAGTAAAGATGAATTCAATACATCGGTGGAGATTGAAAACTTCTTCAAGAAACACCAGATCCCCACCAAGCGTTTTAAAAACAATATCTGGGCGGTGAATAAAAACTTTGATGTATTTAAGCCATCCGTTTTACTGAATACCCATCATGATACGGTAAAGCCGAATAAAGCCTATACACTGGATCCATTTGTGCCTGTTGAGAAAGATGGAAAACTGTTCGGATTGGGTAGTAATGATGCCGGGGCTTCTCTGGTTTCTATGGCACAGGTTTTTTTACATTTTTATGATAAAGAAGATTTAGAATATAATTTAGTGATTGCGTTGACAGCAGAGGAGGAGATTTCAGGTTTTGACGGAATCGAAGCTCTCTTTCCACAGCTACCTAATATAGAGCTTGCCATTGTAGGAGAACCCACGCAGATGAATCTGGCAATTGCTGAAAAAGGACTGTTGGTAATAGATGGTGAGATGAAAGGAACTCCTTCTCATGCTGCTCATCCTAATGATGATAACTCGATTGTAAAATGTATGCAGGATCTTCAGGGAATATTAAACTTTAAGTTTCCGAAGATTTCAGATTATTTGGGTGAAGTTAAAGTAACCTTATCAGGTATTCATGCAGGAGTGCAGCATAATGTAGTGCCTGAATCCTGTCATTTCACTTTAGATGTAAGAGTAACGGATGAATATTCCAATAAAGAAGCCTTTGAAATCATCCAGTATCAAATGAAATCAATACTTACTGCAAGATCTTTCAGGTTGAATTCATCTAAAATAGAACTGGATCACCCGTTTGTAAAAGCAGGGCTGGAAATTGGAAGGACAACCTACGGTTCACCTACCTCGTCCGATCAGGCAATCATTCCATGCACATCTGTAAAATTAGGTCCTGGAGACAGTAGGCGCTCGCATACAGCGGATGAATTCATCTATATCAGTGAAATAGAGGAAGGAATAGAGATTTACATCCAAATTTTGGAAAAGGTGTTATAA
- a CDS encoding porin, translated as MKKLLTFIGVALISSCMYSQGSPDYGSGLKLNLNPEGDKFIRFILWDQLWLRNSEMNPGSMVGNEPTNNTWNLGNRRLRALTYAQISKRYMILLHFGINNQTFINGGATGTSGTGGYGNGKKTQMFFHDAWNEYAVILPGEAGKFSLSLGAGLHYYMGLSRMTMASTLNFLTVDSPVFSWPLIDNSDQFGRQIGMFAKGKYGKLEYRFSLNKPFATDLAPANVTDPSKAVAVDNNGNPSFSKAGYIEYQFLDEESNTLPFKVGSYLGTKKVFNLGAGFYHQADGTKTSVNSNVEKHDITLFAVDAFADIPLGEAKNKMAVSAYAGYYNYNFGPNYVRNLGTMNIAATDPNFIGNKAIAGPGNLQPTIGTGNIIYAQAGLLLPSQAEKPKIRIQPFAAYTHKNFEAFDKSSSQFDIGANWFIDGHHAKITTQYSTRPVYTNPTESPSSKGEFIVQFQIYL; from the coding sequence ATGAAGAAATTACTTACATTCATTGGAGTAGCCTTAATCAGCAGTTGTATGTATTCGCAAGGTTCTCCAGATTACGGCAGTGGATTAAAACTCAACCTCAACCCTGAAGGAGACAAATTCATCAGATTCATTTTATGGGACCAGCTTTGGCTAAGAAACAGCGAAATGAATCCCGGAAGCATGGTCGGGAATGAACCTACAAACAACACATGGAACCTGGGAAACAGACGATTACGCGCTTTAACATACGCACAAATCTCCAAAAGATATATGATCCTTCTTCATTTTGGAATTAATAATCAAACTTTTATTAACGGGGGAGCTACAGGCACTTCAGGAACAGGAGGTTATGGAAATGGCAAGAAAACCCAAATGTTTTTTCATGATGCCTGGAATGAATACGCAGTTATTTTACCTGGAGAAGCAGGAAAATTCAGTTTATCTTTAGGGGCAGGACTCCACTACTACATGGGACTCTCCCGTATGACCATGGCTTCCACTCTTAATTTCCTTACCGTAGATTCCCCAGTGTTTTCATGGCCATTAATTGATAATTCTGATCAGTTTGGAAGACAAATTGGAATGTTTGCTAAAGGAAAATACGGAAAATTAGAGTATCGTTTCAGCTTAAACAAACCTTTTGCCACAGATCTTGCTCCCGCTAATGTAACCGATCCATCAAAAGCTGTAGCCGTAGACAACAATGGAAATCCAAGTTTTTCAAAAGCAGGATATATTGAATATCAATTCCTTGACGAGGAATCCAACACCCTACCTTTCAAAGTAGGATCTTATCTGGGAACCAAGAAGGTTTTCAATCTTGGAGCCGGATTTTATCACCAGGCAGACGGAACAAAAACCTCTGTTAATTCAAATGTTGAAAAACATGACATTACTCTTTTCGCAGTGGATGCTTTCGCAGATATTCCTTTAGGAGAAGCAAAAAACAAAATGGCCGTTTCTGCTTACGCAGGATATTATAACTATAATTTTGGTCCCAACTATGTAAGAAACCTGGGAACAATGAATATTGCAGCAACGGACCCTAATTTTATTGGCAACAAAGCCATTGCAGGGCCAGGAAATCTACAACCTACCATCGGAACAGGAAATATTATCTACGCACAGGCCGGTTTACTATTACCAAGCCAGGCAGAAAAGCCAAAAATCAGAATTCAGCCCTTTGCAGCTTACACCCATAAAAATTTTGAAGCTTTTGATAAATCATCATCACAATTTGACATCGGAGCTAACTGGTTTATTGATGGGCATCACGCAAAGATCACTACCCAGTATTCCACAAGACCTGTTTACACCAATCCTACTGAAAGCCCGTCTTCAAAAGGAGAATTCATTGTACAGTTCCAGATCTACTTATAA
- the argC gene encoding N-acetyl-gamma-glutamyl-phosphate reductase, producing MKKTVGIVGANGYTGSELIRLLAFHPHVTLSFLYSRSNSGTRISDLYPDLTTVCEQVLTDQPGEVDILFLCLPHKESQNWLAQNPVKEETLVIDLGNDFRLDGNFQNRNFIYGLPEINKKQMSGSKSIANPGCFATAIQLALLPLAEKGVLNEVFTTGITGSTGAGQSLQATTHFTWRNDNVSAYKTLTHQHVDEILQQIVLFNHKNVSLNFVPWRGDFARGIFTSSTVKTDLGLSDIYQLYQGFYAEAPFVTVSEKAIDLKQVVNTNRCVIQIEKSGNVAVIHSAIDNLLKGASGQAVQNMNIAMGWEENTGLNLKPIAF from the coding sequence ATGAAGAAAACAGTAGGAATAGTTGGTGCCAACGGTTATACAGGAAGTGAATTGATACGCTTGCTGGCTTTCCATCCCCATGTGACATTGAGTTTTTTATATAGTCGTTCGAATTCGGGAACAAGGATTTCGGATCTGTACCCGGATTTAACGACGGTTTGCGAGCAAGTGCTGACAGATCAGCCAGGAGAAGTAGATATTCTATTTCTTTGCCTTCCGCATAAGGAAAGCCAAAACTGGTTAGCTCAAAATCCGGTTAAAGAAGAAACATTAGTAATTGACTTAGGAAATGACTTCCGTTTGGATGGAAATTTTCAAAATAGAAATTTTATCTATGGATTGCCGGAAATCAATAAAAAACAAATGTCGGGTTCAAAAAGTATTGCGAATCCGGGGTGCTTTGCCACAGCCATTCAGTTAGCATTGTTGCCATTGGCAGAAAAAGGAGTTTTGAATGAGGTTTTTACCACAGGAATTACAGGTTCTACAGGGGCTGGACAGTCATTACAGGCTACTACCCATTTTACCTGGAGAAATGACAATGTATCAGCTTATAAAACGCTGACTCATCAACATGTAGATGAAATTTTGCAACAAATAGTTTTGTTCAATCATAAAAATGTCAGCCTGAATTTTGTACCATGGAGAGGCGATTTTGCGAGAGGGATTTTTACAAGTTCTACGGTGAAAACAGATTTGGGACTTTCTGATATTTATCAATTGTATCAGGGTTTTTATGCAGAGGCACCTTTTGTTACGGTAAGTGAGAAGGCAATTGATTTAAAACAAGTTGTCAATACCAATCGCTGTGTGATTCAGATTGAAAAGAGTGGAAATGTTGCCGTTATTCACTCAGCGATTGACAATTTGTTGAAGGGAGCTTCAGGACAGGCTGTTCAAAACATGAACATTGCGATGGGCTGGGAAGAAAATACAGGCTTGAATTTAAAACCGATTGCATTTTAG
- a CDS encoding aspartate aminotransferase family protein: protein MNLFNVYPLFNINPIKAQGSFLWDDKGVQYLDFYGGHAVISIGHNHPHYQNKLKEQLEMISFYSNSVQNALQVELADKLGKLSGYEDYNLFLCNSGAEANENALKLASFHNGKSKVLYFTGSFHGRTSAAVSVTDNPKIVAPVNFSERFIKSEWNDIEQLENTFAVHGNEISSVIIEGIQGVGGIMIPTVEFLSKIKELCEKYDAVLILDEVQSGYGRSGYFFAHQEFGIEADIITTAKGMGNGFPVGGVLIHPKFQASNGLLGTTFGGNHLACVASIAVLDVMKDENLIENAQQMGEYIENKIKGLPHIKSIRSKGLMIGIELDRDCSEVRKSLLFDHHIFTGNSNDKSVLRILPALNIRKEETDLFINALKTVLENIED from the coding sequence ATGAATTTATTCAACGTATATCCATTATTCAACATAAACCCAATTAAAGCTCAAGGATCTTTCCTTTGGGATGATAAAGGAGTACAATACCTTGATTTTTACGGTGGTCATGCTGTAATCTCTATTGGACACAACCATCCGCATTATCAAAATAAACTCAAAGAGCAGTTAGAAATGATTTCTTTCTATTCTAATTCAGTTCAGAATGCATTGCAGGTAGAGCTGGCTGACAAGCTGGGAAAACTTTCAGGATATGAAGATTATAATCTTTTCCTGTGCAACTCAGGAGCAGAAGCAAATGAAAATGCATTAAAATTAGCTTCTTTTCATAATGGGAAAAGTAAGGTGCTTTATTTCACCGGATCATTTCATGGTAGAACTTCCGCAGCAGTTTCGGTAACAGATAATCCAAAGATTGTTGCCCCGGTAAACTTTTCAGAACGATTCATCAAATCAGAATGGAATGACATTGAGCAGCTTGAGAATACTTTTGCAGTACATGGAAATGAGATTTCATCAGTCATTATTGAAGGAATTCAAGGGGTAGGAGGCATTATGATCCCAACAGTAGAATTTTTATCTAAAATTAAAGAATTATGTGAAAAATATGATGCTGTTTTGATTTTGGATGAAGTACAGTCAGGATACGGTAGAAGCGGATATTTCTTTGCTCATCAGGAATTTGGAATTGAAGCGGATATTATCACCACAGCGAAAGGAATGGGAAATGGATTTCCGGTTGGTGGAGTATTGATTCACCCAAAATTCCAGGCGAGTAATGGTTTGCTGGGAACAACATTTGGTGGAAATCACTTAGCTTGTGTTGCTTCTATTGCTGTTCTGGATGTCATGAAAGATGAAAATCTTATCGAAAATGCTCAGCAAATGGGTGAGTATATTGAAAATAAAATTAAAGGTTTACCACATATTAAATCCATCCGAAGCAAAGGGTTGATGATCGGAATAGAACTCGATAGAGACTGTTCTGAAGTAAGGAAAAGCTTATTGTTTGATCATCATATTTTCACCGGAAACTCAAATGATAAAAGTGTTTTAAGAATTCTTCCGGCGCTGAATATCAGGAAAGAGGAAACGGATCTTTTTATCAATGCTTTGAAAACGGTATTGGAAAATATTGAAGATTAA